A part of Eubacterium sp. AB3007 genomic DNA contains:
- the rplI gene encoding 50S ribosomal protein L9, whose amino-acid sequence MIVILKRDVKGTGKAGEVVKVSDGYARNMLIPKGYAIEATKGNINTLEKVKAKQAEEEAAAKAAAEELAEKIEKIDVTILTKAGTGGRLFGSITTKEISAELERQHGIKIDKKKMSLESPIKALGVFNVPIKLYSGVNAELTVKVVD is encoded by the coding sequence ATGATCGTAATATTGAAAAGGGACGTGAAGGGAACCGGCAAGGCCGGTGAGGTTGTGAAGGTCAGTGACGGCTATGCCCGGAACATGCTGATCCCCAAGGGGTATGCGATCGAGGCCACCAAGGGAAACATCAACACGCTGGAGAAGGTGAAGGCGAAGCAGGCTGAGGAAGAAGCGGCGGCGAAGGCCGCGGCGGAAGAACTGGCCGAGAAGATCGAGAAGATCGATGTGACCATCCTCACCAAGGCGGGCACAGGTGGTCGGCTGTTCGGCTCCATCACCACCAAGGAGATCAGCGCTGAGCTGGAGCGCCAGCACGGCATCAAGATCGACAAGAAGAAAATGTCTCTGGAAAGCCCCATCAAGGCGCTGGGGGTATTCAATGTTCCCATCAAGCTCTACAGCGGTGTGAACGCTGAGCTTACGGTTAAGGTGGTAGACTGA
- a CDS encoding DnaD domain protein, with amino-acid sequence MKYIREKSRDVYLQGTQVENIFINEYLPAAPGDYVKVYIYASMYAGFDMEMNDQMIARQLGLSEKQVGDAWTYWEKMGAIRKIYFDASGELDFTVEFLDLRQQMYGKNDEPLPAPKRGEEKVFGNEQLKETFGQIEKIMERSMSSTEVRKVISWIVDEHISGDLVLYCFRYCAEKGKTNMRYIETVLHNWVAEGHTSVEEISLHLQETDQRHYQRKRIMQALGFNRGITETEREMIDRWFDEYGFSMERILDACSKTSGISSPNFNYVNKVLLGWRKESESRGTDVNRQVNVTNAQLKQYYEYLRLKGDEEASQRRSEVYASIPRIREIDERYRELGAMMSKALISGRAEEGQEIREQMESLSMERAVLLTDNEYEMDYTDHRYLCEKCHDTGVTDLGERCTCVPLRLEEAEVWLKQQGE; translated from the coding sequence ATGAAATACATCAGAGAAAAGAGCAGAGATGTCTACCTGCAGGGAACGCAGGTAGAGAATATCTTCATTAACGAGTATCTGCCGGCGGCGCCGGGAGACTATGTCAAGGTGTACATCTACGCGAGCATGTACGCCGGTTTTGATATGGAGATGAACGACCAGATGATCGCCCGGCAGCTGGGGCTCTCAGAGAAGCAGGTGGGAGATGCCTGGACGTACTGGGAGAAAATGGGAGCGATCCGGAAGATCTATTTTGATGCCAGCGGCGAGCTTGATTTCACGGTGGAGTTCCTGGATCTGCGGCAGCAGATGTACGGGAAGAACGATGAACCCCTGCCGGCCCCCAAGCGGGGGGAGGAGAAGGTGTTCGGCAACGAACAGCTGAAGGAGACCTTTGGACAGATCGAGAAGATCATGGAACGGAGCATGAGTTCCACCGAGGTCCGGAAGGTGATCAGCTGGATCGTGGATGAGCACATCTCCGGAGACCTGGTGCTCTACTGTTTCCGGTACTGTGCGGAGAAGGGGAAGACCAACATGCGCTACATCGAGACGGTGCTCCACAACTGGGTAGCAGAGGGGCATACCTCTGTGGAGGAGATCAGCCTCCACCTGCAAGAGACAGATCAGCGGCACTACCAGCGGAAGCGGATCATGCAGGCGCTGGGGTTCAACCGGGGCATCACCGAGACCGAGCGCGAGATGATCGACCGGTGGTTCGACGAGTACGGGTTCTCCATGGAGCGGATCCTGGATGCCTGCAGCAAGACCTCCGGCATCTCCAGCCCCAACTTCAACTATGTGAACAAAGTTCTGCTGGGCTGGCGGAAGGAATCCGAGTCCCGTGGCACCGATGTGAACCGGCAGGTGAATGTGACCAATGCCCAGCTGAAGCAGTACTACGAGTATCTGCGCCTGAAAGGAGATGAGGAGGCTTCCCAGCGCCGCAGCGAGGTATACGCATCCATTCCCCGCATACGGGAGATCGATGAGCGTTACCGCGAGCTGGGCGCCATGATGTCCAAGGCGTTGATCAGCGGCCGGGCCGAAGAAGGGCAGGAAATACGGGAGCAGATGGAGTCCCTCTCCATGGAGAGAGCGGTGCTCCTCACCGATAACGAATACGAGATGGACTACACCGACCACAGGTATCTGTGCGAGAAATGCCACGATACCGGGGTCACCGATCTGGGAGAACGGTGTACCTGCGTGCCCCTCCGCCTGGAGGAGGCAGAGGTGTGGTTGAAACAACAAGGGGAGTAA
- the dnaB gene encoding replicative DNA helicase, which translates to MAEKIPPNNLEAERSVIGAGLLSKEALADAIELVKPEDFYDGANREIFATMTDMYKDNKSVDIVTVCDEMKRRKVLQLAGGRSYVASLSSEVPSAVNVGEYARIVAEKSALRTMILTAETIRERGFDADQDPKDILNYAEQEIFRIAQSRQSRDYTPIGEVMLRDIELINEAVQNQGKIRGVTTGFRALDEVTGGLQKSTLVIVAARPAMGKTAFALNIAQNAALKGKKAVLLFSLEMSKEELGNRLLAMEARVDSENLKKGTLDRNDWDRLMLAMDAMSQATINIDDTPNLTIFEIKNKCRRMKAESGLDLVLIDYLQLMNADSRIESRQQQISALTRNLKLMARELDCPVIVLSQLSRGPEQRDDKRPKLSDLRESGSIEQDADIVMFLYRDDYYNEETEKPGVCEVNLAKHRSGQTKKIELTWVARYTKFSDMA; encoded by the coding sequence ATGGCTGAGAAGATCCCTCCAAACAATCTGGAAGCGGAGCGTTCTGTGATCGGTGCCGGCCTGCTGAGCAAGGAGGCGTTGGCCGATGCCATCGAACTGGTGAAGCCGGAGGATTTCTACGACGGTGCCAACCGGGAGATCTTTGCCACCATGACGGATATGTACAAGGACAACAAGTCTGTGGATATCGTCACCGTCTGCGACGAGATGAAGCGCCGGAAGGTGCTCCAGCTTGCGGGGGGACGGAGCTACGTGGCATCACTGTCCAGCGAGGTGCCTTCTGCGGTGAATGTGGGAGAATACGCCAGGATCGTTGCAGAGAAATCGGCACTGCGCACCATGATCCTCACAGCGGAGACGATCCGGGAGCGTGGGTTCGATGCGGATCAGGATCCCAAGGACATCCTGAACTATGCGGAGCAGGAGATCTTCCGCATTGCTCAGTCCAGACAAAGCCGGGATTACACCCCCATCGGGGAGGTCATGCTCCGGGATATCGAGTTGATCAACGAGGCGGTGCAGAACCAGGGAAAGATCCGCGGGGTGACCACGGGATTCAGAGCCCTGGACGAGGTCACCGGCGGACTGCAGAAGTCTACACTGGTCATCGTGGCGGCCAGACCGGCCATGGGAAAGACGGCGTTTGCACTGAACATCGCGCAGAACGCGGCCCTGAAGGGAAAGAAGGCCGTGCTCCTGTTCAGTCTGGAGATGTCCAAGGAGGAACTGGGCAACCGGCTCCTAGCCATGGAAGCCAGAGTGGACTCTGAGAACCTAAAGAAGGGGACGCTTGACCGCAACGACTGGGATCGCCTGATGCTGGCCATGGACGCCATGTCCCAGGCCACCATCAACATCGATGACACACCCAACCTGACGATCTTTGAGATCAAGAACAAGTGCCGCCGGATGAAGGCGGAGTCCGGATTGGATCTGGTGCTCATCGACTACCTGCAACTGATGAATGCAGACAGCCGCATCGAGAGCCGGCAGCAGCAGATCAGTGCGCTGACCAGGAACCTGAAGCTGATGGCCAGAGAACTGGATTGCCCGGTGATCGTGCTGTCCCAGCTTTCCCGTGGGCCGGAGCAGCGGGACGACAAGCGCCCCAAGCTGTCGGACCTGAGAGAATCCGGCTCCATCGAGCAGGACGCGGATATCGTCATGTTCCTGTACAGAGACGACTACTATAACGAAGAGACAGAGAAGCCCGGTGTCTGCGAGGTCAACCTGGCCAAGCACAGAAGTGGCCAGACCAAGAAGATCGAGTTGACCTGGGTGGCCAGATACACCAAGTTCAGCGATATGGCGTAG